A stretch of Malus sylvestris chromosome 11, drMalSylv7.2, whole genome shotgun sequence DNA encodes these proteins:
- the LOC126589156 gene encoding uncharacterized protein LOC126589156 yields the protein MSSNSGEEVLNSLHSNIIPPNVLCPCRFFIPNIKESEKDIVEALPKVQSDIPILGAPKQVPDGIETFKEPCTPRKGIQENEVVEAYQEYIQEAVHETIKPKAVEFDDTGQATTIIVNLAKFKVPEMFKDVVFVIEFVSEKERTFGYFHP from the exons atgtcatccaactcaggtgaggaagttctaaattcacttcattctaacattattccaccgaatgtcctttgtccttgcaggttttttattccaaatatcaaagagagtgaaaaagacattgtggaagctcttccaaaggtgcaaagtgatatcccaattcttggtgcaccaaaacaagttcccgatggtattgaaacgttcaaagaaccttgcacaccaagaaaagggattcaagaaaatgaagtggttgaagcatatcaagaatacatccaagaggctgtgcatgagacaatcaagcccaaagcagttgagtttgatgacacgggacaagccacaaccatcatagtaaacctggccaagttcaaagtcccggaaatgttcaaagatgtggtgtttgtcattgagtttgtgtcggaaaaagaaa gaacttttggttatttccacccttga